The genomic stretch GAGATCAGCACAAAATAGATAATCGCGAAGCACCTGATCGAGATGATGATCAAGCTCTTCCGTTGAAAGATTTATGTACGATTCACGGTAGGTGGAAGAGCTATGAATTGGTAGACCGTGCATCGGCGAAAAAGATTGCCAGATTAGTTGCTCAGGTTTAATCAAATGTGGATATAATTCATCTTCTTTATTTAAAGGAATCGGTAATACAGCCTTGGTATCTTGTTCGAGAAATGCCTGCAATTTCATGCGTTCTTCACTAGTAAAAGCCTCCATTTTTCGTTTCACATGATCATGAAGGCGATGAAGCAATCCTTTTTGTACTTTTTGTCCAACTGATCGAATTCGTTTGTTCTTCTTTCCCATTGGCACAAAAGCAAACATTGGATAAGCGTCAAAATGGTACGTATGTTGTTCCACAGACATTATGCAAAACCTTCTTTCTACCTTCCAGTTGATTATCCATCAGTATAAGCCTAAGCTTACATTTCGAACAACTATTCGACATGCAAAAAACACATTCAGGATTGGGATACTTTTGTACGACATAGGGTATATAAAAAGAAAATCGAAGTTAGGGAGCACGTCCTATGAAGAAACGATCATGGTACAGAAGAAAGCGTTGGATTTTATTCAGTATTGTTATTCTCATTTATGTCTCCGTTATTACATATCATCGTTTTAAGCCTTTACCAGAAGGAGTTTCTTATGCAAGTGAGGTTCATGAATTAAGCAGTGATGAAATCGAGTTCCTGTATGATTTAACGTATGATAAAGATGATGAAGAAGTGTATGACCATAGTATCTTTGACGAAGTCAACAAAACAATTAAAGAAGCGGATGAATTTCTCATTTTAGACCTCTTCTTATTTAATGGATATACAGATGGAAAACGTGATTATCCGAAAATTAGCGAGGAATTGTCAAAAGCTGTTGTTGAAACGATGGAAAAGAAACCTGACCTAAATGTGATCCTCATAAGTGATGAAGTGAATACAACGTACGGATCTCATGAAGCAAAACAAATCAAAAAAATTGAAGACATGGGGGCGGAAGTCATTTTTACAGATTTAGAACGACTTCGCGACCCTAGTTTGTTTTATTCAGGGGTATGGAGAATGGCGTTTTCCTGGTTCGGACAAGATGGAAAAGGATGGCTTCCAAATCCAATGGCTCCTTCTGCACCAAAAGTGACGGCACGGTCCTACCTGGAACTCTTAAATGTAAAAGCTAATCATAGAAAAACGGTTATCACAGAAGATGCAGGAATGATCATGTCTGCCAATCCACATGATGCGAGTGGTTTTCATTCAAATATCGCTTTCAAGGTGAAAGGTACAATTTTAAATGAGCTCATCAAATCAGAGAAGGCTGTTGCCGCGTACTCTGGAGGGAATGTGTCAAAATTCCCTGACAAATCGACCTCTGATACAAAAGCTACCGACGATGTAAAAGCTCAAATCGTAACCGAGAGTAAAATTCAAGATAGCGTTGTAACCACGATTGATGATGCGAAAGAAGACGATCTTATTTATATCGGTATGTTCTACCTCGCTGATCGAGATATTATCGATGCCATCGTTGACGCGACCGAACGAAAAGTTGATGTAAGATTGGTCCTCGATCCTAACCAAAATGCCTTCGGACAACAAAAAATAGGCTTACCTAATTTACCTATTACTGCGGAACTGACGAAACAAGGGAATAAGCACCTCTCTATCCGCTGGTATGATACGAACAAAGAGCAGTTTCATACAAAACTTCTCTATGTAAAAGGAAAAAAAGAAAGCACAATTGTAGGTGGATCAGGAAACTATACCTCTCGAAACATGGATGATTATAACATGGAAACAAATATCCATTTAAAAGCGTCAAACGACCAGAAAGTGATGAAAGACGTTGATCACTATTTTGAAAGAATGTGGACGAACGAAGATGGTACGTATACAGTGGATTACGAAAAATATCAAAATTCCCTGTCATCTTATAAGTATGTCATGTACATCTTACAGAAATTATTCCAGGTAACAACGTATTAAACATAACTAAAAAAACCCCGGGGACCGGGGTTTTTCTTTACCTTGTTCTTCGTTTATTTCGCATTTTTTTCACAATCGGATAAATAATTGGACCGTACTTCATCGCTTTTTTAATCAGGTTTCTCATAAAAAGATACCCTCCTCTGTTACTTAAGACTATTCCCGTTTTCCTATGACATAAACGAAAAAATTAAAGGGATTTCATGTTATGTAGTAGAAATAGCAACTAAGCTTAAAACTAGGAGGAAAATCCCTTTTATGATCAAACAAGTGAGCCAGATTGCGATTCCCGTGAAAAAAATGGAACGAGCTGTCCAGTTTTACAAGGAAATGCTGGAGCTACAGTTATTATTTGAAACTGATCAAATGGCCTTTTTTGATTGTAGCGGACTGCGTCTTCTTCTTAGCCTTCCGGATAAAGAAAAATTTGCTCACGCTAGCTCTATTGTTTATTTTGAAGTAAAGAACATTGAAAAAAGTTATGAGCGATTAAAAAAAGATGGCGTGCTATTTAAAAGTAAGCCTCATTTGGTTGCGAAAATGGATTATTCCGAAACCTGGATGGCTTTTTTCGAGGATAGTGAGCAAAATACGCATGCCATTATGAGTGAAATTTCGACGAAGTAAAGAAAGGATGCCAGTTGGCATCCTTTCTTTACTGTCATTAATCTTCGTCTTTTACATCAGGATCTTCTGGAATTGGCTCATTCGCTTCCTCTTCTAATCGTAGCTTCATTTTCTCAAGCTGTTCAAAGTGAGTATTAAATTGCTCTTTATATAACAAATGCTGCTCACCATCATAAATGGTACGAACGCGGTTTTCACGAATGAGCGTTTCAATATAAGATTCAGGTAAAGATAAATATTCTGCAGTCTCTTTAATTGTGAGGTACATACCGTGGCCTCCAATGCCATTATTTACGTCTTAAGTCTTAGTCCATTTACTGCTCTAGTTTCTACTTTAATGATCTTAACTACTATAAGATTACCATAGAGAATATACGGGAGGGAACGACATGAGAAGTGGATTTTATGTCATTGTTGGTTTGCTAGCTGTTGGAGCAGTACTATTAATTCTATATGAAAACACCTCACTTTTTGTAGGCGGAAGCGATAAGAATAGCATAAAA from Bacillus sp. Cs-700 encodes the following:
- a CDS encoding phospholipase D family protein codes for the protein MKKRSWYRRKRWILFSIVILIYVSVITYHRFKPLPEGVSYASEVHELSSDEIEFLYDLTYDKDDEEVYDHSIFDEVNKTIKEADEFLILDLFLFNGYTDGKRDYPKISEELSKAVVETMEKKPDLNVILISDEVNTTYGSHEAKQIKKIEDMGAEVIFTDLERLRDPSLFYSGVWRMAFSWFGQDGKGWLPNPMAPSAPKVTARSYLELLNVKANHRKTVITEDAGMIMSANPHDASGFHSNIAFKVKGTILNELIKSEKAVAAYSGGNVSKFPDKSTSDTKATDDVKAQIVTESKIQDSVVTTIDDAKEDDLIYIGMFYLADRDIIDAIVDATERKVDVRLVLDPNQNAFGQQKIGLPNLPITAELTKQGNKHLSIRWYDTNKEQFHTKLLYVKGKKESTIVGGSGNYTSRNMDDYNMETNIHLKASNDQKVMKDVDHYFERMWTNEDGTYTVDYEKYQNSLSSYKYVMYILQKLFQVTTY
- a CDS encoding VOC family protein, with amino-acid sequence MIKQVSQIAIPVKKMERAVQFYKEMLELQLLFETDQMAFFDCSGLRLLLSLPDKEKFAHASSIVYFEVKNIEKSYERLKKDGVLFKSKPHLVAKMDYSETWMAFFEDSEQNTHAIMSEISTK
- a CDS encoding excisionase family DNA-binding protein, whose translation is MYLTIKETAEYLSLPESYIETLIRENRVRTIYDGEQHLLYKEQFNTHFEQLEKMKLRLEEEANEPIPEDPDVKDED